Proteins from one Oenanthe melanoleuca isolate GR-GAL-2019-014 chromosome 1, OMel1.0, whole genome shotgun sequence genomic window:
- the RNF6 gene encoding E3 ubiquitin-protein ligase RNF6 isoform X2 gives MDRSRHRAGGAGNEQAPSRERSHGGGERQRQLERLSREEAYYQFINELNEEDYRLMRDRNLLGTPGEITAEELQQRLEGAKERLMSQSDLDNREGEGRTVGDSEVPGENSNGDSLLEWLNTFRRTGNATRSGQSGNQTWRAVSRTNPNSGEFRFSLEININHDHNSFEPSGEEYVDIDATRLYVERRRQLVASSVAPRTRSVAAREASNEAARTRLLRHAMALRSEIVSHAVSGRLRSRTRELTGQTNNSTPHNSVAAGEPREMPERGTSAGVRRGRARSNVRMNTNQRLEILRLRSTLSSRSRSPLQRQGDAARSEERGQRQGRNAQQVNRSRRQTAQASPQPTEEQARSNTQAPQLSSVAPSLGTSLEEEESSRPVAAVRRHPTITLDLQVRRIRPGENRDRDSIASRTRSRVGMSENTVTFESDSGGFRRTISRSERAGIRTYISTIRIPLRRISETGLGEPSSVALRSILRQIMTGFGELSSLMETESNSEVQRGSHHLGDAHNNSSSANSSDPGGVLSRHALDGSRERNGQRGGSQRPGRNRESQDSRQSQDANNLVENGTLPILRLAHFFLLNEDDDDDRFRGLTKEQIDNLSTRNYGDVHTENEWSKTCSVCINEYATGNKLRQLPCMHEFHIHCIDRWLSENSTCPICRQPVLGSNATDNG, from the exons ATGGATCGCTCCCGACACcgtgcaggaggagctggcaaTGAGCAGGCGCCTTCACGAGAGCGCAGCCACGGTGGAGGTGAGAGACAGCGGCAGCTGGAGCGCCTCAGCCGGGAGGAGGCCTATTACCAGTTCATTAACGAGCTCAATGAGGAGGACTACAGGCTAATGAGGGACCGAAACCTGCTTGGCACTCCTG GAGAAATAACAGCAGAAGAGTTGCAGCAACGTTTGGAGGGGGCTAAGGAGCGTCTGATGTCGCAGTCTGATCTGGATAACAGAGAAGGTGAAGGTAGAACTGTTGGAG attCTGAAGTTCCTGGGGAAAACTCCAACGGCGACTCTTTGCTTGAGTGGCTTAACACATTTCGTCGCACAGGAAATGCCACTCGCAGCGGGCAGAGTGGGAACCAAACCTGGAGAGCTGTGAGTCGAACGAATCCAAACAGTGGGGAGTTTCGCTTTAGTCTTGAAATCAATATAAATCACGATCATAACAGTTTTGAGCCTTCTGGTGAGGAGTATGTTGATATAGATGCTACCAGACTGTACGTAGAAAGAAGACGTCAGCTAGTTGCCAGTTCAGTAGCCCCACGGACAAGGAGCGTGGCTGCAAGAGAGGCAAGCAACGAAGCTGCAAGGACTAGGCTTCTAAGACATGCCATGGCATTAAGGTCAGAAATAGTCTCTCATGCAGTTTCAGGGAGGCTCAGGAGTAGAACGAGGGAGCTGACAGGCCAGACAAATAATAGTACACCACATAattctgtggctgctggtgaGCCAAGAGAAATGCCAGAAAGAGGTACTTCTGCAGGAGTCAGGAGGGGTAGAGCTAGGAGTAATGTCCGGATGAATACAAACCAAAGACTAGAAATTTTGAGGCTGAGGTCTACCTTAAGTAGTCGAAGCCGCTCCCCGCTGCAAAGGCAAGGTGATGCTGCTCGTTCTGAGGAACGTGGTCAGAGGCAGGGTAGAAATGCACAGCAGGTCAACAGAAGTAGGAGGCAAACAGCTCAAGCTTCTCCCCAGCCTACTGAAGAGCAAGCAAGAAGTAACACTCAGGCTCCCCAGCTTTCCAGTGTAGCCCCATCCTTAGGAACAAGTTTGGAAGAGGAAGAATCTAGTAGGCCAGTCGCTGCTGTCAGAAGGCACCCCACAATTACACTAGATCTTCAGGTGAGAAGAATTCGTCCTGGAGAAAACAGAGACCGGGACAGCATTGCCAGTAGAACTCGTTCTAGAGTAGGAATGTCAGAAAACACAGTTACCTTTGAAAGTGACAGTGGGGGGTTTCGGCGCACAATATCCCGATCAGAGCGCGCGGGTATTCGGACCTACATTAGCACTATACGGATACCTCTTCGTCGGATTTCAGAAACCGGCCTTGGGGAGCCTTCATCAGTGGCTCTTCGGTCAATCCTTAGGCAGATAATGACAGGCTTTGGAGAACTGAGTTCTTTAATGGAAACTGAATCTAATTCAGAAGTGCAAAGAGGCAGTCACCATTTAGGAGATGCACACAATAACTCAAGTTCAGCAAACAGCAGTGATCCAGGTGGGGTTTTGTCTAGACATGCATTagatggcagcagggaaagaaatggaCAGAGGGGTGGTAGTCAGCGCCCTGGGCGCAATCGTGAGAGCCAAGATAGCAGGCAGTCTCAAGATGCAAACAACCTAGTGGAGAATGGAACACTGCCCATCCTTCGACTAGCCCACTTCTTCCTGCTgaatgaagatgatgatgatgatcgTTTCAGAGGTTTAACCAAAGAGCAGATTGACAATCTTTCTACACGGAACTATGGGGATGTTCACACTGAAAATGAATGGAGTAAAACGTGCAGTGTTTGCATTAATGAATATGCAACAGGGAATAAACTAAGGCAGTTACCTTGTATGCATGAGTTTCATATTCATTGTATTGATCGCTGGCTTTCTGAGAACTCCACTTGCCCAATTTGTCGACAGCCAGTTCTGGGGTCTAATGCCACAGATAATGGTTAG
- the RNF6 gene encoding E3 ubiquitin-protein ligase RNF6 isoform X1, whose product MKPSIHQNGSHKEHKKGQLGITIMDRSRHRAGGAGNEQAPSRERSHGGGERQRQLERLSREEAYYQFINELNEEDYRLMRDRNLLGTPGEITAEELQQRLEGAKERLMSQSDLDNREGEGRTVGDSEVPGENSNGDSLLEWLNTFRRTGNATRSGQSGNQTWRAVSRTNPNSGEFRFSLEININHDHNSFEPSGEEYVDIDATRLYVERRRQLVASSVAPRTRSVAAREASNEAARTRLLRHAMALRSEIVSHAVSGRLRSRTRELTGQTNNSTPHNSVAAGEPREMPERGTSAGVRRGRARSNVRMNTNQRLEILRLRSTLSSRSRSPLQRQGDAARSEERGQRQGRNAQQVNRSRRQTAQASPQPTEEQARSNTQAPQLSSVAPSLGTSLEEEESSRPVAAVRRHPTITLDLQVRRIRPGENRDRDSIASRTRSRVGMSENTVTFESDSGGFRRTISRSERAGIRTYISTIRIPLRRISETGLGEPSSVALRSILRQIMTGFGELSSLMETESNSEVQRGSHHLGDAHNNSSSANSSDPGGVLSRHALDGSRERNGQRGGSQRPGRNRESQDSRQSQDANNLVENGTLPILRLAHFFLLNEDDDDDRFRGLTKEQIDNLSTRNYGDVHTENEWSKTCSVCINEYATGNKLRQLPCMHEFHIHCIDRWLSENSTCPICRQPVLGSNATDNG is encoded by the exons ATGAAACCAAGCATACATCAGAATGGATCCCACAAAGAACATAAGAAAG GACAGCTTGGCATTACCATTATGGATCGCTCCCGACACcgtgcaggaggagctggcaaTGAGCAGGCGCCTTCACGAGAGCGCAGCCACGGTGGAGGTGAGAGACAGCGGCAGCTGGAGCGCCTCAGCCGGGAGGAGGCCTATTACCAGTTCATTAACGAGCTCAATGAGGAGGACTACAGGCTAATGAGGGACCGAAACCTGCTTGGCACTCCTG GAGAAATAACAGCAGAAGAGTTGCAGCAACGTTTGGAGGGGGCTAAGGAGCGTCTGATGTCGCAGTCTGATCTGGATAACAGAGAAGGTGAAGGTAGAACTGTTGGAG attCTGAAGTTCCTGGGGAAAACTCCAACGGCGACTCTTTGCTTGAGTGGCTTAACACATTTCGTCGCACAGGAAATGCCACTCGCAGCGGGCAGAGTGGGAACCAAACCTGGAGAGCTGTGAGTCGAACGAATCCAAACAGTGGGGAGTTTCGCTTTAGTCTTGAAATCAATATAAATCACGATCATAACAGTTTTGAGCCTTCTGGTGAGGAGTATGTTGATATAGATGCTACCAGACTGTACGTAGAAAGAAGACGTCAGCTAGTTGCCAGTTCAGTAGCCCCACGGACAAGGAGCGTGGCTGCAAGAGAGGCAAGCAACGAAGCTGCAAGGACTAGGCTTCTAAGACATGCCATGGCATTAAGGTCAGAAATAGTCTCTCATGCAGTTTCAGGGAGGCTCAGGAGTAGAACGAGGGAGCTGACAGGCCAGACAAATAATAGTACACCACATAattctgtggctgctggtgaGCCAAGAGAAATGCCAGAAAGAGGTACTTCTGCAGGAGTCAGGAGGGGTAGAGCTAGGAGTAATGTCCGGATGAATACAAACCAAAGACTAGAAATTTTGAGGCTGAGGTCTACCTTAAGTAGTCGAAGCCGCTCCCCGCTGCAAAGGCAAGGTGATGCTGCTCGTTCTGAGGAACGTGGTCAGAGGCAGGGTAGAAATGCACAGCAGGTCAACAGAAGTAGGAGGCAAACAGCTCAAGCTTCTCCCCAGCCTACTGAAGAGCAAGCAAGAAGTAACACTCAGGCTCCCCAGCTTTCCAGTGTAGCCCCATCCTTAGGAACAAGTTTGGAAGAGGAAGAATCTAGTAGGCCAGTCGCTGCTGTCAGAAGGCACCCCACAATTACACTAGATCTTCAGGTGAGAAGAATTCGTCCTGGAGAAAACAGAGACCGGGACAGCATTGCCAGTAGAACTCGTTCTAGAGTAGGAATGTCAGAAAACACAGTTACCTTTGAAAGTGACAGTGGGGGGTTTCGGCGCACAATATCCCGATCAGAGCGCGCGGGTATTCGGACCTACATTAGCACTATACGGATACCTCTTCGTCGGATTTCAGAAACCGGCCTTGGGGAGCCTTCATCAGTGGCTCTTCGGTCAATCCTTAGGCAGATAATGACAGGCTTTGGAGAACTGAGTTCTTTAATGGAAACTGAATCTAATTCAGAAGTGCAAAGAGGCAGTCACCATTTAGGAGATGCACACAATAACTCAAGTTCAGCAAACAGCAGTGATCCAGGTGGGGTTTTGTCTAGACATGCATTagatggcagcagggaaagaaatggaCAGAGGGGTGGTAGTCAGCGCCCTGGGCGCAATCGTGAGAGCCAAGATAGCAGGCAGTCTCAAGATGCAAACAACCTAGTGGAGAATGGAACACTGCCCATCCTTCGACTAGCCCACTTCTTCCTGCTgaatgaagatgatgatgatgatcgTTTCAGAGGTTTAACCAAAGAGCAGATTGACAATCTTTCTACACGGAACTATGGGGATGTTCACACTGAAAATGAATGGAGTAAAACGTGCAGTGTTTGCATTAATGAATATGCAACAGGGAATAAACTAAGGCAGTTACCTTGTATGCATGAGTTTCATATTCATTGTATTGATCGCTGGCTTTCTGAGAACTCCACTTGCCCAATTTGTCGACAGCCAGTTCTGGGGTCTAATGCCACAGATAATGGTTAG